The following coding sequences are from one Melanotaenia boesemani isolate fMelBoe1 chromosome 19, fMelBoe1.pri, whole genome shotgun sequence window:
- the LOC121629762 gene encoding calcium-binding mitochondrial carrier protein SCaMC-2-B isoform X3, which produces MCIMDKDGTMTIDWNEWRDYHLLHPADNIPAIILHWKHSTIFDVGESMVVPDEFTAEEKKSGMWWRHLVAGGGAGAVSRTCTAPLDRLKVLMQVHASKSNSMRIAGGFVQMIREGGVRSLWRGNGINVIKIAPESAIKFMAYEQIKRLIGSNQETLGITERFVSGSLAGAIAQSSIYPMEVLKTRLALRRTGQYSGIVDCARHIFQKEGVAAFYKGYIPNMLGIIPYAGIDLAVYETLKNSWLQRFATDSADPGVFVLLACGTTSSTCGQLASYPLALVRTRMQGQATLEGGPQMSMTNLFRHIIRTEGPMGLYRGLAPNFMKVIPSVSISYVVYEYLKVKLGVQSK; this is translated from the exons ATGTGCAT CATGGACAAAGACGGTACGATGACGATCGACTGGAACGAGTGGAGAGATTACCACCTCCTGCATCCTGCAGACAACATTCCTGCAATCATCCTCCACTGGAAGCACTCTACG ATCTTTGATGTTGGTGAGAGCATGGTGGTTCCCGATGAGTtcacagcagaggaaaaaaagtcgGGCATGTGGTGGCGACACCTAGTGGCCGGAGGAGGAGCGGGCGCAGTTTCTCGGACGTGCACGGCACCGCTGGACAGACTCAAAGTCTTGATGCAG GTTCACGCCTCCAAGAGCAACAGCATGCGTATCGCTGGCGGCTTCGTCCAGATGATCCGAGAGGGAGGGGTGAGATCGTTGTGGCGGGGAAACGGGATTAATGTCATCAAGATCGCCCCTGAATCTGCCATCAAGTTCATGGCGTACGAGCAG ATTAAACGACTGATCGGAAGTAACCAGGAGACGCTGGGCATCACAGAGAGGTTCGTGTCGGGATCTCTGGCGGGAGCCATTGCTCAAAGCAGCATCTACCCCATGGAG GTGCTGAAGACCCGGTTAGCCCTGCGGAGGACGGGTCAGTACTCCGGGATCGTGGACTGCGCCAGACATATTTTCCAGAAGGAGGGTGTGGCAGCTTTCTACAAGGGCTATATTCCCAACATGCTGGGCATCATTCCCTACGCCGGCATAGACCTGGCGGTCTACGAG ACTCTGAAGAACTCCTGGCTGCAGCGCTTCGCCACAGACAGCGCTGATCCGGGAGTGTTCGTCCTGCTGGCTTGCGGCACCACGTCCAGCACATGCGGACAGCTGGCCAGCTACCCTCTGGCGCTGGTCAGGACTCGGATGCAGGGACAAG CCACTCTGGAAGGCGGCCCTCAGATGAGCATGACAAACCTGTTCAGACACATCATTAGGACTGAGGGGCCCATGGGGCTCTATCGAGGTCTCGCCCCCAACTTCATGAAGGTTATTCCATCTGTCAGCATCAGCTACGTAGTTTACGAGTACCTCAAGGTCAAGCTAGGAGTCCAGTCCAAGTGA